In the Gossypium arboreum isolate Shixiya-1 chromosome 10, ASM2569848v2, whole genome shotgun sequence genome, one interval contains:
- the LOC108488711 gene encoding peroxidase 70-like — MASHALILLQIVVLSSLAATAFSLSPYYYQNICPQALPTIKTLVEAAVYKERRMGASLLRLHFHDCFVNGCDASILLDPSPTIDSEKGARANQNSARGFEVIDEIKAEVDKICGRPVVSCADILAVAARDSVVALGGPSWKVRLGRRDSTTASRTQADIDIPSPLMDLPALINNFRNQGLNQRDLVALSGGHTIGFAQCLAFRGRIYNATNIDPSFAKERRATCPRTGGDTTLAPLDSTAARFDTSYFNSLVKQRGLLTSDQALFSGGSTDNLVNTYRLYPQVFRKDFAQSMLKMGNIKSLTGNQGQIRVNCRMVNY, encoded by the exons ATGGCCTCTCACGCCTTAATCCTCCTTCAAATCGTTGTCTTGTCGAGTCTTGCAGCAACAGCTTTCTCATTATCTCCTTATTACTATCAAAATATTTGTCCCCAAGCTTTACCCACCATCAAAACACTAGTGGAGGCTGCTGTGTATAAAGAGCGCCGGATGGGAGCCTCTTTACTTCGTCTTCACTTCCACGACTGCTTTGTTAAT GGATGTGATGCTTCCATTCTTCTGGATCCCTCTCCCACCATTGACAGTGAAAAAGGCGCTCGCGCTAATCAAAACTCTGCTCGAGGATTTGAAGTGATCGATGAAATTAAGGCAGAAGTTGACAAGATTTGTGGACGCCCTGTGGTCTCTTGCGCTGATATCTTGGCTGTTGCAGCTCGAGATTCCGTAGTTGCA CTTGGAGGACCGTCATGGAAAGTGCGACTTGGTCGGAGAGATTCAACGACAGCCAGTCGAACTCAAGCAGACATCGATATCCCATCCCCACTCATGGATCTTCCTGCATTAATCAACAACTTCAGAAATCAAGGTTTGAACCAGAGAGATCTTGTAGCTCTCTCCGGTGGCCACACCATTGGATTCGCTCAATGTTTGGCCTTTAGAGGCCGAATTTATAATGCAACAAACATCGACCCTTCGTTTGCAAAAGAGCGAAGAGCGACCTGTCCACGCACCGGAGGAGACACTACCCTTGCTCCTTTAGACTCGACAGCCGCACGCTTTGACACTTCATACTTCAACAGCTTGGTGAAGCAAAGGGGTTTACTCACCTCGGATCAAGCTCTTTTCAGCGGCGGCTCGACTGATAATCTTGTCAATACTTACAGACTTTACCCACAAGTGTTCCGGAAAGATTTTGCTCAGTCAATGCTTAAGATGGGAAATATCAAGTCTTTGACAGGAAATCAAGGACAAATTCGTGTCAACTGCAGGATGGTGAATTATTAA